The following proteins are co-located in the Aliidongia dinghuensis genome:
- a CDS encoding MFS transporter gives MFARLRWFIVALLFIGGAISYLDRAALSVAAPLIAKDMQLDPTELGIVFSSFFVGYALFCFVGGFASDRIGPRNVFGVAMTVWSVFCGLTAAAAGIFSLLVVRVIFGMGEGPFSSTANKFVSNWFPRPEQASAVGMANAGQPLGAALAGPVVGLLAVAAGWRVSFIAIGAIGLVWTVAWMWLATDRPEQHRWLDLDALRAHTRERAERANELEALPLGHYLKRPAILATAFAFFGYAYILYFFLSWFPSYLTMAHHLSIQKMGVVNAIPWLVGFIGLASGGFVCDAIFRLTGNALYARKLVLVTSLIIAAICVALAGVVTGITAVVALMATTVFFMYLTASTYWAIILDTVAEARVGGVSGFVHLIANLAGIVAPAVTGYLVSVSGSFASAFALTGAIAVLGALGVAFLVREPQPEAATEVAAAL, from the coding sequence ATGTTCGCGCGCCTTCGCTGGTTCATCGTGGCCCTGCTGTTCATCGGCGGTGCCATCAGCTATCTCGACCGCGCCGCCCTTTCGGTCGCGGCACCGCTCATCGCCAAGGACATGCAGCTCGATCCGACCGAGCTCGGCATCGTGTTCAGCAGCTTCTTCGTGGGATACGCGCTGTTCTGCTTCGTCGGCGGCTTCGCGTCCGACCGGATCGGGCCCCGGAACGTATTCGGCGTCGCCATGACCGTCTGGTCGGTGTTCTGCGGGCTCACCGCGGCGGCGGCGGGCATCTTTTCGCTGCTGGTCGTGCGCGTGATCTTCGGCATGGGCGAGGGGCCGTTCAGCTCGACCGCCAACAAGTTCGTCAGCAACTGGTTTCCCCGGCCCGAGCAGGCGAGCGCCGTCGGCATGGCGAACGCCGGCCAGCCGCTGGGGGCAGCACTGGCCGGTCCGGTCGTGGGCCTGCTGGCGGTCGCCGCCGGCTGGCGCGTCTCCTTCATCGCGATCGGTGCCATCGGCCTCGTCTGGACCGTCGCCTGGATGTGGCTCGCGACCGACCGGCCGGAGCAGCACCGCTGGCTCGACCTCGACGCGCTCCGCGCCCACACGCGTGAGCGAGCCGAGCGGGCAAACGAGCTCGAGGCGCTGCCGCTCGGCCACTATTTGAAGCGCCCGGCGATCCTCGCGACCGCGTTCGCCTTCTTCGGCTACGCTTATATCCTCTATTTCTTCCTGTCCTGGTTCCCGAGCTACCTCACCATGGCGCACCATCTCTCGATCCAGAAGATGGGCGTGGTGAACGCGATCCCCTGGCTCGTGGGCTTCATCGGCCTTGCGTCCGGCGGCTTCGTGTGCGACGCGATCTTCCGCCTGACCGGCAACGCGCTCTACGCCCGCAAGCTCGTGCTGGTCACGAGCCTGATCATCGCCGCGATCTGCGTGGCGCTCGCCGGCGTCGTTACCGGCATCACGGCGGTCGTGGCACTGATGGCGACGACCGTGTTCTTCATGTACCTGACCGCCAGCACCTATTGGGCGATCATTCTCGACACGGTCGCCGAGGCGCGCGTCGGCGGCGTCAGCGGCTTCGTGCATCTGATCGCCAACCTGGCCGGCATCGTGGCGCCGGCGGTGACGGGCTATCTCGTGTCCGTGTCGGGCAGCTTCGCCAGCGCCTTCGCGCTCACCGGCGCCATCGCCGTGCTGGGCGCGCTCGGCGTCGCTTTCCTGGTGCGCGAACCGCAGCCGGAAGCGGCGACCGAGGTGGCGGCCGCGCTCTAA
- a CDS encoding phytanoyl-CoA dioxygenase family protein: protein MIKLGPAAAERFESQGFYAPIRAISTTEAADLRAKLETHERQHGLLKGPWRHKTHLLFTWLDDLIRHPGILDAVEDILGPNLLVWGSSFFTKEAHDPSYVSWHQDSTYWGLDPADIVTAWVAFSESTAENGAMRVIPGSHKLDQLAHRDTFAEGNLLSRGQEIAVEVDEAQARMLELQPGEMSLHHVRLIHGSDPNPSEKRRIGFAIRYLPTHVRQVVGTHDSATLVRGVDAYGNFVPEERPLSDLSEAAIAFHAKVTGEHQQILMRDTGRTAAA from the coding sequence ATGATAAAGCTGGGCCCGGCTGCCGCCGAGCGGTTTGAAAGCCAAGGCTTTTACGCGCCGATCCGCGCGATTTCCACGACAGAGGCCGCAGACCTGCGCGCCAAGCTCGAGACGCACGAACGCCAGCATGGCCTGCTTAAGGGGCCGTGGCGCCACAAGACCCATCTCCTCTTCACCTGGCTCGACGACCTCATCCGCCATCCTGGCATCCTGGACGCGGTCGAGGATATCCTGGGGCCGAACCTGCTGGTCTGGGGCTCGTCCTTCTTCACCAAGGAGGCGCACGACCCGAGCTACGTCTCGTGGCACCAGGACTCGACCTATTGGGGCCTCGATCCGGCTGACATCGTCACCGCCTGGGTCGCCTTCTCCGAAAGCACGGCCGAGAACGGCGCCATGCGCGTCATCCCCGGCAGCCACAAGCTCGACCAGCTCGCCCATCGCGACACGTTCGCCGAGGGCAACCTGCTGTCGCGCGGCCAGGAGATTGCGGTCGAGGTCGACGAGGCCCAAGCCCGGATGCTGGAGCTGCAGCCGGGCGAGATGTCGCTGCACCATGTCCGGCTGATCCATGGTTCCGACCCGAACCCGTCGGAGAAAAGGCGCATCGGCTTTGCCATCCGCTATCTGCCGACCCATGTGCGCCAGGTGGTCGGGACCCACGACAGCGCGACGCTCGTCCGCGGTGTCGACGCCTACGGCAATTTCGTGCCGGAAGAGCGGCCGCTCTCGGACCTGTCAGAGGCGGCGATCGCCTTTCACGCCAAGGTCACGGGCGAGCACCAGCAGATCCTGATGCGGGACACCGGGCGCACGGCCGCCGCCTGA
- a CDS encoding IclR family transcriptional regulator, with translation MSEEVNNDEQADARRPGAPALEKGLDLLEALAAEPNGISQKALAGRIGRSVGEIFRMLGVLEQRGYVTRHPKTGEYSLSLRLFQLATHHPPSRRLQQAALPVMEELAAETGLSCHLSMVSGEHFLIVAQAESDRPMGWSVKLGAVFPFTLDFVSARVIAAFQRERRRTELVAVLARQSKVPADGIAPRLETIATAGYDMAPSTIVAGLVDMSAPVVDHSGQAVAALTLPFLPQRDQNRDPAVALALLRDAARRISANVGAATA, from the coding sequence ATGAGCGAAGAAGTCAACAACGACGAACAGGCGGACGCGCGCCGCCCGGGCGCGCCGGCGCTGGAAAAGGGGCTCGATCTCCTGGAAGCGCTCGCGGCCGAACCGAACGGCATTTCGCAGAAGGCGCTCGCCGGGCGCATCGGCCGTTCGGTCGGCGAGATCTTCCGCATGCTGGGCGTGCTGGAGCAGCGCGGTTATGTCACGCGCCATCCCAAGACCGGCGAATACAGCCTGTCGCTGCGCCTGTTCCAGCTCGCGACCCACCACCCGCCGAGCCGCCGGCTGCAGCAGGCGGCACTGCCGGTCATGGAGGAGCTGGCGGCCGAGACCGGCCTCTCCTGCCATCTCAGCATGGTGAGCGGCGAGCATTTCCTGATCGTGGCGCAGGCGGAATCGGACCGGCCGATGGGGTGGTCGGTCAAGCTCGGCGCGGTCTTTCCGTTCACGCTCGATTTCGTCTCGGCGCGCGTCATCGCCGCCTTCCAGCGCGAACGGCGCCGGACCGAACTCGTGGCCGTGCTGGCGCGCCAGAGCAAGGTACCGGCGGACGGGATCGCCCCACGGCTCGAGACGATCGCCACTGCCGGCTACGACATGGCACCCAGCACGATCGTCGCCGGCCTCGTCGACATGAGCGCCCCGGTGGTCGACCATTCCGGCCAGGCGGTCGCGGCCCTCACCCTGCCGTTCCTGCCGCAGCGCGACCAGAACCGCGATCCGGCGGTCGCGCTCGCCCTCTTGCGCGACGCCGCCCGGCGCATCTCGGCCAACGTCGGGGCTGCGACCGCCTAG
- a CDS encoding cation:proton antiporter has translation MEALLTTLVGLLVAAIAVALMARRLRLPYTVGLVLSGVALAISKIGSGAFLTHDFIFDIVLPPLLFEAAINIHWHELRRDLVPVLVLAIVGTVTAAAIVASGLVWTLGWPLPFALLFGVLIAATDPVSVIAMFKDNGVKGRLRLLVESESLFNDGAAAVLFTLVLAWTETGDVSSALPADEIMWRLFVIVLGGVMAGLTCAWATIALVGRTGDYLVESTLTTVAAYGSFLLAERFHGSGVLATVAAGLVTGNVGLFAESGRSRLSLKGREFILALWDFIAFLANSLVFLLIGLAVATIPFDRLGIRALSIILLLVLLSRAATVYPLSCLFSRSQWAISTRDQHILWWGGLRGALGLALALSLPPALPYRGEILVATFAVVVFSVVIQGLTMPLLLRWRRPRD, from the coding sequence TTGGAAGCCCTCCTCACGACCTTAGTCGGCCTGCTTGTGGCGGCGATCGCCGTCGCTCTGATGGCTCGCCGCTTGAGATTGCCCTACACCGTGGGCCTCGTGCTCTCTGGGGTGGCGCTCGCGATCTCCAAGATCGGGTCGGGCGCGTTCCTCACGCATGATTTCATTTTCGATATTGTGCTGCCGCCGCTGCTGTTCGAAGCGGCGATCAACATTCACTGGCATGAGCTGCGCCGGGATCTCGTCCCCGTGCTCGTGCTCGCCATCGTCGGCACCGTTACGGCCGCGGCGATCGTGGCAAGCGGCCTCGTCTGGACCCTGGGCTGGCCGCTGCCGTTTGCGCTGCTGTTCGGCGTGCTCATCGCCGCCACCGACCCGGTCTCCGTCATCGCCATGTTCAAGGACAACGGCGTCAAGGGGCGGCTACGCCTGCTCGTCGAGAGCGAAAGCCTGTTCAACGACGGTGCGGCGGCGGTGCTGTTCACGCTGGTGCTGGCGTGGACCGAGACGGGCGACGTGAGTTCCGCCCTGCCGGCGGATGAGATCATGTGGCGGCTCTTCGTGATCGTCCTCGGCGGCGTCATGGCCGGTCTCACCTGCGCCTGGGCAACGATCGCACTCGTGGGCCGCACCGGCGACTACCTCGTCGAAAGCACGCTTACGACGGTCGCGGCTTATGGCTCGTTCCTGCTGGCCGAGCGGTTCCACGGATCAGGCGTGTTGGCGACCGTGGCTGCAGGGCTGGTCACCGGCAATGTCGGCCTTTTCGCGGAGAGCGGGCGAAGCCGCCTCTCCCTCAAAGGGCGCGAGTTCATCCTGGCGCTTTGGGATTTCATCGCGTTCCTCGCCAATTCACTCGTGTTCCTGCTCATCGGCTTGGCCGTCGCCACGATCCCCTTCGACCGGCTTGGCATCCGCGCCCTGTCGATCATCCTGCTGCTGGTGCTGCTGTCGCGAGCGGCGACGGTCTATCCGCTGAGCTGCCTGTTCAGCCGCTCGCAATGGGCGATATCGACCCGCGACCAGCATATCCTCTGGTGGGGTGGCTTGCGCGGGGCGCTCGGGCTTGCCTTGGCGTTGTCGCTACCGCCGGCGTTGCCCTATCGCGGCGAAATTCTCGTTGCGACCTTTGCCGTCGTGGTCTTCTCGGTCGTGATCCAAGGCTTGACGATGCCGCTGCTGCTGCGCTGGCGCCGTCCGCGAGACTGA
- a CDS encoding phosphatase PAP2 family protein, with protein sequence MTAWTLITGFGDSAVMLPAALAIALWLAAGGAWRQALVWLVAFGAGTALVAATKIAFMGWGVGNASLDFTGISGHTTLATAVILTALHLLSRGLPRAHRLGLLVAGSVSALAVGLSRLALDAHSVSEVLAGLVIGSLVAGGFAAGSRRLPAPNLAPGVMIAALALVCLTLHGHQANSQELITRLALYLSGHGEAYTRALYAAGMA encoded by the coding sequence ATGACGGCCTGGACCCTCATTACCGGCTTTGGCGACAGCGCCGTGATGCTGCCCGCCGCCCTCGCGATCGCGCTCTGGCTCGCTGCCGGCGGCGCCTGGCGCCAGGCGCTCGTCTGGCTCGTCGCGTTCGGCGCCGGCACGGCCCTCGTCGCCGCGACCAAGATCGCCTTCATGGGCTGGGGCGTCGGCAACGCCTCGCTCGATTTCACCGGCATCAGCGGCCATACGACGCTCGCGACCGCGGTCATCCTGACGGCGCTCCACCTGTTGTCGCGCGGCCTGCCTCGCGCCCATCGCCTGGGCCTGCTCGTGGCCGGCAGTGTCTCGGCGCTCGCCGTCGGCCTGTCGCGCCTGGCGCTCGATGCCCATTCGGTCTCGGAAGTCTTGGCCGGCCTCGTCATCGGCAGCCTGGTCGCGGGCGGTTTCGCCGCCGGATCGCGCCGGCTGCCGGCGCCGAACCTGGCGCCTGGCGTCATGATCGCGGCCCTCGCCCTCGTCTGCCTGACGCTGCACGGCCACCAGGCGAATTCCCAGGAACTGATCACCCGCCTCGCCCTCTATCTCTCGGGCCACGGCGAGGCCTATACGAGGGCGCTCTACGCGGCGGGAATGGCGTAG
- a CDS encoding PaaI family thioesterase, whose product MTEDARITIAEFERIVEESLPLAAAWKIETRALHHGRATLRLGFDAGFLRPGGTISGPIQMGLADVAIFAALLGAIGPVPGAVTSNLSINFLRRPKPSPLIAEARMLKVGRKLAVGEVELYSEGDPEMLAHVVATYAIPAA is encoded by the coding sequence ATGACCGAGGACGCGCGGATCACGATTGCCGAGTTCGAGCGGATCGTCGAAGAGAGCCTGCCGCTGGCGGCGGCGTGGAAGATCGAGACGCGCGCGCTCCATCACGGCCGGGCGACGCTCCGGCTGGGATTCGATGCGGGTTTTCTCCGGCCCGGCGGCACGATCAGCGGGCCGATCCAGATGGGTCTCGCCGATGTCGCGATTTTCGCGGCCCTCTTGGGCGCCATCGGCCCGGTGCCGGGGGCGGTGACCTCCAACCTGTCGATCAATTTCCTGCGCCGGCCGAAGCCGTCGCCGCTCATCGCCGAGGCGCGCATGCTGAAGGTCGGCCGCAAGCTGGCGGTGGGCGAGGTCGAACTCTATTCAGAGGGCGATCCGGAGATGCTGGCCCACGTGGTGGCGACCTACGCCATTCCCGCCGCGTAG
- a CDS encoding MurR/RpiR family transcriptional regulator, which translates to MGSGIDITRHISERFDRLTPQQRRAARFLLDHPTEVALKSMREVALAVGVPPVTFVRLARALDFIDYNALRAVFQGDVRRQRSRAGFSLKARDLQLRSGGDKAQTLVKDLFEAEIDNLEQVFSRNHPERLAAAAELMEQADRLFVLGRRSCHPTAAFFHYVHRLFRSNAVLVPDGLIVDCLRDAGPDDVLLVVSVAPYTADTVEAARWARERGARLIAVTDDRLSPIGRLADVVLLVATATPSFFHSIVPMVALAQALLALLVARGGDAALARIEESERQLARFGVYWTEQNEEPAP; encoded by the coding sequence ATGGGTTCCGGCATCGACATCACGCGGCATATTTCGGAGCGCTTCGACCGGTTGACGCCGCAGCAGCGCCGCGCCGCGCGTTTCCTGCTCGACCATCCGACTGAGGTCGCCCTCAAATCCATGCGTGAGGTGGCGCTTGCCGTCGGGGTGCCGCCGGTGACCTTCGTACGGCTCGCCCGCGCGCTCGACTTCATCGACTACAACGCGCTCAGAGCCGTGTTCCAAGGCGATGTGCGCCGGCAAAGGAGCCGTGCCGGCTTCAGCCTGAAGGCGCGCGACCTGCAGTTGCGCTCGGGCGGCGACAAGGCGCAGACGCTGGTCAAGGACCTGTTCGAGGCGGAGATCGACAATCTCGAACAGGTGTTCAGCCGCAACCATCCGGAGCGGCTCGCCGCCGCCGCCGAGCTCATGGAGCAGGCCGATCGCCTGTTCGTGCTGGGCCGGCGCAGCTGCCACCCGACCGCCGCCTTCTTCCACTATGTGCACCGTCTGTTTCGCTCGAATGCCGTGCTGGTGCCGGACGGGCTCATCGTCGATTGCCTGCGCGACGCCGGTCCGGACGACGTGCTGCTGGTGGTGAGTGTGGCGCCCTATACCGCCGACACGGTGGAGGCCGCGCGCTGGGCGCGCGAACGCGGCGCGCGCCTCATCGCCGTCACCGACGACCGCCTGTCGCCGATCGGGCGGCTCGCCGACGTGGTGCTGCTGGTCGCGACCGCGACGCCATCGTTCTTCCATTCGATCGTGCCGATGGTGGCGCTCGCCCAAGCACTGCTGGCGCTGCTGGTCGCCCGCGGCGGCGATGCCGCCTTGGCCCGGATCGAGGAAAGCGAACGGCAGCTCGCCCGCTTCGGCGTCTATTGGACTGAACAGAACGAGGAACCGGCACCATGA
- a CDS encoding aspartate aminotransferase family protein — MSHVLQRSSASLPVAVGGDGCYLVDATGKRYLDASGGAAVSCLGHGHPRIVAAIQAQVASLAYAHTGFFTNEPMERLADLLIADAPAGLDKVYFVSGGSEASEAALKLARQYFVEIGEPQRRHFIARRQSYHGNTLGALAVGGNEWRRRQFAPLLIETHHIAPCYAYRDRRDDESEEAYGRRVADELEAKILELGPETVIGFIAEPVVGATAGALTAVPGYFKRIREICDRYGVLLILDEVMCGMGRTGTLHASEQEGVAPDIMMIAKGLGGGYQPIGAMLASAKVIAAIEAGSGAFQHGHTYLGHATACAAALAVQQTIREERLLDAVRARGQDLAQALDERFGNHAHIGDIRGRGLFMGLELVEDRATKRPFDPALKLHARIKAEAMARGLMCYPMGGTIDGRQGDHVLLAPPYIITPEEIGELADKLGAAVDAAFAGLPSATTSTRP, encoded by the coding sequence ATGAGTCATGTCCTGCAGCGCAGCAGTGCGAGCCTGCCGGTCGCGGTCGGGGGCGATGGCTGCTACCTCGTCGATGCGACCGGCAAGCGCTATCTCGACGCCTCGGGCGGCGCCGCGGTCTCGTGCCTCGGGCACGGCCATCCGCGCATCGTCGCCGCGATCCAGGCCCAGGTGGCGTCGCTGGCATATGCCCATACCGGCTTCTTCACCAACGAGCCGATGGAGCGCCTCGCCGACCTGCTGATCGCGGACGCGCCCGCCGGCCTCGACAAGGTCTATTTCGTCTCCGGCGGCTCGGAGGCGAGCGAGGCAGCCTTGAAGCTCGCGCGGCAATATTTCGTTGAGATCGGTGAGCCCCAGCGCCGGCACTTCATCGCCCGGCGCCAGAGCTACCACGGCAACACGCTGGGCGCCCTTGCCGTCGGCGGCAACGAATGGCGCCGCCGGCAGTTCGCGCCGCTCTTGATCGAAACGCACCATATCGCGCCCTGCTACGCCTATCGCGACCGGCGCGACGACGAGAGCGAGGAGGCCTACGGCCGGCGCGTCGCCGACGAGCTCGAGGCGAAGATCCTCGAGCTGGGGCCGGAAACGGTCATCGGCTTCATCGCCGAGCCGGTCGTCGGCGCCACGGCCGGCGCGCTCACCGCCGTGCCCGGCTATTTCAAGCGCATCCGCGAGATCTGCGACCGTTACGGCGTGCTCCTGATCCTGGACGAGGTCATGTGCGGCATGGGCCGGACCGGCACGCTGCACGCCTCGGAGCAGGAAGGGGTTGCCCCCGACATCATGATGATCGCCAAGGGCTTGGGCGGCGGCTACCAGCCGATCGGCGCCATGCTGGCGAGCGCCAAGGTGATCGCCGCGATCGAGGCCGGCAGCGGCGCCTTCCAGCATGGCCACACCTACCTCGGCCATGCGACCGCCTGCGCCGCGGCCTTGGCCGTGCAGCAGACGATCCGCGAGGAGCGGCTGCTCGACGCGGTCAGGGCGCGTGGGCAAGACCTGGCGCAGGCGCTCGACGAGCGCTTCGGCAACCACGCCCATATTGGCGACATCCGCGGCCGCGGCCTGTTCATGGGGCTCGAGCTGGTAGAGGACCGGGCGACGAAGCGCCCGTTCGACCCGGCGCTGAAGCTCCACGCCCGCATCAAGGCCGAGGCCATGGCACGCGGCCTCATGTGCTACCCGATGGGCGGCACGATCGACGGCCGGCAGGGTGACCATGTGCTGCTGGCGCCGCCCTACATCATCACACCCGAGGAAATCGGGGAACTGGCCGACAAGCTCGGCGCCGCCGTCGACGCGGCGTTCGCCGGGCTGCCCAGCGCGACGACAAGCACGCGGCCATAA
- a CDS encoding amino acid ABC transporter substrate-binding protein has protein sequence MRKLLGGAILALATVGIFAAAEPAAAGTLDAVRQRGELKCGVNTGLPGFSFLDSQGKWRGLDIDMCGAVAAAVLGDAGKASYTPLTAATRFTALQTGEIDMLVRNSTITLQRDTQLGLQYAGINFYDGQAVAVTKAAKVTKMEELKGTTICIAQGTTHELTLADWFRGHKLDYKPVVFENQDRMYEAFFAGRCDAMTQDASALAAAITSVSGHPDDYMILPERISKEPLGPFVRHGDDQWLDVVRWTLMAMIEAEELGVTQTNVDEKLKDADPRIQRLLGVSEGNGKALGLDEKWAYNVVKQIGNYGDSYERNVGKASALKLDRGPNGLWTAGGLMYAIPLR, from the coding sequence ATGAGAAAATTGCTAGGGGGCGCGATCCTGGCGCTCGCAACCGTGGGCATCTTTGCCGCAGCCGAGCCGGCCGCGGCCGGCACGCTCGATGCGGTTCGCCAACGCGGCGAGCTGAAATGCGGCGTCAATACCGGCCTGCCCGGCTTCTCCTTTCTCGACAGCCAGGGCAAATGGCGCGGGCTCGACATCGACATGTGCGGCGCCGTCGCGGCCGCCGTGCTGGGCGACGCCGGCAAGGCCAGCTATACGCCGCTCACCGCCGCCACCCGCTTCACGGCGCTGCAGACCGGCGAGATCGACATGCTGGTGCGCAATTCGACCATCACGCTCCAGCGCGACACACAGCTGGGCCTGCAATATGCCGGCATCAACTTCTACGACGGCCAGGCGGTCGCCGTGACGAAGGCGGCCAAGGTGACCAAGATGGAGGAGCTCAAGGGCACCACCATCTGCATCGCCCAGGGCACGACGCACGAGCTGACGCTCGCCGACTGGTTCCGCGGCCACAAGCTCGACTACAAGCCCGTCGTGTTCGAGAACCAGGACCGCATGTACGAGGCGTTCTTCGCCGGCCGGTGCGACGCCATGACCCAGGACGCCTCGGCCTTGGCCGCCGCGATCACCTCGGTCTCGGGCCATCCGGACGATTACATGATCCTGCCGGAACGCATCTCGAAGGAACCGCTCGGGCCGTTCGTGCGCCACGGCGACGACCAGTGGCTCGACGTCGTGCGCTGGACCCTGATGGCGATGATCGAGGCCGAGGAACTGGGCGTGACCCAAACCAACGTCGACGAGAAGCTCAAGGATGCCGACCCGCGCATCCAGCGGCTCCTGGGCGTCTCGGAGGGCAACGGCAAGGCGCTCGGGCTCGACGAGAAATGGGCCTACAACGTCGTGAAGCAGATCGGCAATTACGGCGACAGCTACGAGCGCAACGTCGGCAAGGCGAGCGCGCTCAAGCTCGACCGCGGGCCGAACGGCCTCTGGACCGCCGGCGGGCTCATGTACGCGATCCCGCTGCGCTGA
- a CDS encoding enoyl-CoA hydratase, whose protein sequence is MADPSPLLLRDDADGIATLTLNRPDQRNALSTGLMTALEQALDAIAEDSAVKVVILAGTGPAFSAGHDLREVRADRRREAYEALFAQCSRTMLKIVRLPKPVIARVHGVATAAGCQLVASCDLAVASEAARFATPGVNIGLFCSTPMVALSRNVARKHAMEMLLTGDLIPAERAREIGLVNRVVPAAELEAATRELARQIASKSPLTLAIGKEAFYAQAELDLEAAYAYASEVMTRNMLARDAGEGIDAFLEKRAPQWTGE, encoded by the coding sequence ATGGCCGATCCCTCCCCCCTCCTGCTGCGCGACGATGCCGACGGCATCGCCACCTTGACCCTGAACCGGCCCGATCAGCGCAACGCGCTCTCGACCGGGCTGATGACTGCGCTCGAACAGGCGCTCGACGCGATCGCCGAGGACTCGGCGGTCAAGGTCGTGATCCTGGCCGGCACCGGCCCCGCCTTCTCGGCCGGCCACGACCTGCGCGAGGTCCGCGCCGACCGGCGGCGCGAGGCTTACGAGGCGCTGTTCGCCCAATGCTCGCGCACGATGCTGAAGATCGTGCGGTTGCCGAAGCCGGTGATCGCACGCGTTCATGGCGTCGCCACCGCCGCCGGCTGCCAGCTGGTCGCGAGCTGCGACCTGGCGGTCGCGAGCGAGGCCGCGCGCTTCGCCACCCCCGGCGTCAACATCGGCCTGTTCTGCTCGACCCCGATGGTGGCCTTGAGCCGCAACGTCGCCCGCAAGCACGCCATGGAGATGCTGCTGACCGGCGACTTGATCCCGGCCGAGCGGGCACGCGAGATCGGGCTCGTCAACCGGGTGGTCCCGGCGGCCGAGCTCGAGGCCGCGACGCGCGAGCTTGCCCGGCAGATCGCGTCGAAGAGCCCGCTCACGCTTGCGATCGGCAAGGAGGCGTTCTACGCCCAAGCCGAGCTGGACCTGGAGGCCGCCTATGCCTATGCCAGCGAGGTGATGACGCGCAACATGCTGGCGCGCGACGCCGGCGAAGGCATCGACGCCTTCCTGGAGAAGCGTGCCCCCCAATGGACCGGCGAGTGA
- a CDS encoding CoA-binding protein, translating to MNHAPMNHDSYSDDYLRGILRRTKTIAMVGASPNWNRPSYFVMKYLQAKGFRVIPVNPRAAGEEILGEPVVATLADVPVPVDMVDVFRASDAAPGIVEDAIKVGAKTVWMQIGVRHDAAAARAEAAGLDVVMNHCPKIEYSRLCGELGWSGVNTGILTSRRRKVV from the coding sequence GTGAACCACGCCCCGATGAACCACGACAGCTATAGCGACGACTACCTGCGCGGCATCCTGCGGCGCACTAAGACGATCGCCATGGTCGGCGCCAGCCCCAACTGGAACCGGCCCAGCTATTTCGTGATGAAATACCTGCAGGCAAAGGGTTTCCGCGTCATCCCGGTCAATCCGCGTGCGGCGGGCGAGGAGATATTGGGCGAGCCGGTCGTGGCGACGCTCGCCGACGTCCCGGTGCCGGTCGACATGGTGGACGTGTTCCGGGCGAGCGACGCGGCCCCGGGCATCGTCGAGGACGCGATCAAGGTCGGCGCCAAGACCGTCTGGATGCAAATCGGCGTGCGCCATGATGCCGCCGCGGCCCGCGCCGAGGCTGCCGGGCTCGATGTGGTCATGAACCACTGCCCCAAGATCGAATATTCCCGGCTGTGCGGCGAGCTCGGCTGGAGCGGCGTCAATACCGGCATCCTGACCAGCCGGCGGCGCAAGGTCGTCTGA